The Pseudoalteromonas sp. N1230-9 genome segment GTTATTTTCTTTAATGTATTCATCTTTCTCTCCATCGAAATACGGTTATATAAACTAAACATTCACCTTTAACTATAGCTTAACCACATCGTTCACTTGTAACCAATATGGTATAAAATGTAACCCAAAGCAAGACAATAGGCTCTCCTTACTATTGTAAATTTAGAATATAATTTTGCTACAAAGTATGATGAAATAGAGGCTATTCAACCACATATTAATCTTAGAGCTTTTATGACCATTTTAGTCACCGGCGGAGCTGGATATATCGGCTCTCATACAGTGTTAGAGCTACTTCAACAAGGTAGTGAAGTTATTGTACTTGATAACTTAAGTAACTCATCCAACGAATCGCTTAAACGCGTTAAGCAAATCACTGAAAAAGAAATTACTTTTTATCAAGGAGATGTACAAGATAGAGAATGCCTTGATGAGATTTTCAAGCATCATAACATTGATAGCGTGATCCACTTTGCTGGTTTAAAATCTGTAGGCGAATCTGTTGCTAAACCTATTGAGTACTATCAAAACAATGTGCAAGGTACCCTTACATTAGTGGATGCCATGCGTGATGCAGGTGTATTCAAATTAGTTTTTAGTTCATCTGCAACCGTTTATGGCAACCCTGCGAGCTTACCTATTCGTGAAGATTTTCCTGTGGGTGGCACAACCAACCCATATGGCACATCTAAGCTTATGGTTGAAATGATACTGCAAGACATCGTTAAATCAGATGACCGTTTTGCGCTAGCATTACTACGCTACTTCAATCCTGTAGGGGCGCA includes the following:
- the galE gene encoding UDP-glucose 4-epimerase GalE; its protein translation is MTILVTGGAGYIGSHTVLELLQQGSEVIVLDNLSNSSNESLKRVKQITEKEITFYQGDVQDRECLDEIFKHHNIDSVIHFAGLKSVGESVAKPIEYYQNNVQGTLTLVDAMRDAGVFKLVFSSSATVYGNPASLPIREDFPVGGTTNPYGTSKLMVEMILQDIVKSDDRFALALLRYFNPVGAHKSGLIGEDPNDIPNNLLPYISQVAVGRLEKLSVFGDDYNTKDGTGVRDYIHVVDLALGHLKALERIADNTGAHIYNLGTGNGYSVLEMVNAFEKASGQAVPYQISPRRSGDIAACYAATEKAFNELGWQAERGIDEMMQDTWRWQSNNPNGYK